In Halovivax gelatinilyticus, the following are encoded in one genomic region:
- a CDS encoding DUF5794 domain-containing protein: protein MSSSQHPIASRLERLGNSDASLLALVMGLPLIDGIFAALVLSGALDDPIGAIQIGLLIFGGSATVAVILAEMDGTPREQARIVLLIGIPLVVVAAIQAAVAPAIASVLDLVVFERFAALVIAAIAAKTASATIGEYLPSPGVIVGLGLLASFDPSGAEFSILSDPVLVVHATLAAVVGVGFALGLAAFGPHLRTHLDIDRFRFGCALALGILPLSFLGMAFGHAPLAVLVVAAVFAFDPRNEPANGTADTGVHHRTDGGVPAPTRRLDGNRSRDGPQDPQPATSESERSDRTR, encoded by the coding sequence ATGAGTAGTTCACAGCATCCGATAGCCAGTCGTCTGGAACGGCTGGGTAACTCCGATGCATCGCTGCTCGCACTCGTTATGGGACTGCCGCTGATCGACGGTATCTTCGCAGCGCTGGTCCTCTCTGGTGCGCTCGACGATCCGATCGGGGCGATTCAGATCGGGCTGCTCATCTTCGGCGGCAGTGCGACGGTCGCCGTTATCCTCGCCGAGATGGACGGAACGCCGCGTGAACAGGCTCGGATCGTCCTCTTGATCGGGATTCCGCTCGTCGTCGTCGCCGCCATCCAGGCGGCGGTCGCACCGGCCATCGCGAGCGTCCTCGATCTGGTCGTGTTCGAACGGTTCGCGGCGCTCGTCATCGCCGCAATCGCCGCAAAGACGGCCAGCGCCACCATCGGGGAGTATCTCCCGAGTCCCGGTGTCATCGTCGGTCTGGGTTTGCTCGCGAGTTTCGACCCGTCGGGCGCGGAGTTTTCGATTCTCTCCGATCCGGTACTCGTCGTCCACGCGACGCTCGCGGCGGTCGTCGGCGTTGGGTTCGCGCTCGGACTGGCCGCGTTCGGCCCGCACCTGCGCACGCACCTGGACATCGACCGATTCAGGTTCGGCTGTGCGCTAGCGCTCGGGATCTTGCCGCTTTCGTTTCTCGGAATGGCGTTCGGACACGCACCGCTGGCCGTTCTGGTCGTCGCCGCGGTGTTCGCGTTCGACCCCCGAAACGAACCGGCCAACGGAACCGCAGATACCGGCGTTCATCACCGGACTGACGGGGGCGTCCCAGCGCCGACCCGTCGTCTAGACGGTAATCGATCGCGCGACGGTCCGCAGGATCCACAACCGGCGACGTCCGAATCGGAGCGTTCCGACCGCACTCGGTGA
- a CDS encoding class I SAM-dependent methyltransferase, with protein sequence MSSRDRVDRIDSQFGTESDRTDIWRGLSLFLSTDSYLNLGYSGRFQSHLIGDPQERLVERVVDRLAASRPDPRAERLLDVGCGRGAPVRYAANRWGFDAVGIDLGSDNLALAKANSSSGEIDHGSEFVLADATYMPFDRNAFSAAMSIDAIVYVPDRSAVYAQLDRVVGPGGTVVVTDVLRRQTDLIERADLDRFSRAWGMPPPEPIDSYVTAIEQTALEIASIERLTDASLGTVRPWARLFLTVADGPIGPVLRRALMHYRMDPDTVIEQVRAAYRVLPALEHVLLTIDR encoded by the coding sequence ATGTCCTCGCGTGACCGCGTCGATAGAATCGACAGTCAGTTTGGAACGGAGAGTGACCGGACCGATATCTGGCGAGGCCTCTCGCTGTTTCTTTCCACTGACTCGTACCTCAACCTGGGCTACTCCGGTCGATTTCAGAGCCACCTGATCGGCGATCCCCAGGAGCGCCTCGTCGAACGCGTCGTCGATCGACTCGCAGCATCTCGACCGGATCCGAGGGCCGAACGCCTCCTCGACGTCGGTTGCGGTCGCGGAGCGCCGGTCAGGTACGCGGCAAATCGTTGGGGATTCGACGCCGTCGGCATCGATCTCGGGTCTGATAACCTCGCGCTCGCGAAAGCGAACAGTTCTTCCGGTGAAATCGACCACGGTTCCGAATTCGTCCTCGCCGACGCCACTTACATGCCATTCGACAGGAATGCATTCTCTGCGGCGATGTCGATCGACGCCATCGTGTACGTCCCCGATCGAAGCGCGGTATATGCGCAACTGGATCGCGTCGTCGGACCGGGTGGAACCGTGGTCGTTACAGACGTATTGCGCCGCCAAACCGATCTGATCGAACGAGCCGATTTGGATCGGTTTTCTCGGGCCTGGGGGATGCCACCGCCCGAACCGATCGACTCCTACGTAACTGCCATCGAACAAACGGCGCTCGAAATCGCGTCCATCGAGCGACTAACGGACGCCAGTCTCGGTACCGTTCGACCGTGGGCGAGGCTCTTTCTCACCGTCGCCGATGGGCCGATTGGTCCCGTACTTAGACGGGCTCTCATGCACTACCGAATGGATCCTGACACCGTGATCGAGCAGGTTCGGGCGGCCTATCGTGTGCTTCCCGCATTAGAACACGTCCTACTGACGATCGATCGGTAG
- a CDS encoding HesB/IscA family protein, producing the protein MSTEPASGGETQPRIEVTENAADQALSLLSEEGLDDDVAGLRLFVQQGGCAGLSYGMRFDDAPEEDDTIYTHHGLQIFVDPASLKYIEGSVLDFESGLQAEGFHVENPNVVSECGCGESFRT; encoded by the coding sequence ATGAGTACCGAACCGGCATCGGGTGGAGAGACCCAGCCACGGATCGAAGTCACGGAGAACGCGGCCGACCAGGCGCTCTCGTTGCTAAGCGAAGAAGGCCTGGACGACGACGTCGCAGGACTTCGACTCTTCGTCCAGCAGGGCGGCTGTGCGGGACTCTCCTACGGGATGCGATTCGACGATGCACCCGAAGAGGACGACACGATCTACACCCATCACGGACTCCAGATCTTCGTCGATCCCGCCAGTCTGAAATATATCGAGGGGAGCGTCCTCGACTTCGAGAGCGGACTCCAGGCCGAGGGATTCCACGTCGAGAACCCGAACGTGGTGAGCGAGTGCGGCTGTGGCGAATCCTTCCGGACGTAA
- a CDS encoding cupredoxin domain-containing protein, giving the protein MTPERHPTRRRALKLAGVASASVLLAGCPDDDDDTDDVDDGEEGPPEPDDEEPEDDTEDPEDDAEDPDDDDEDDDTGNGFEIEPDTQIEFDGQTEGWIGIAPDDIEGEENPTLVLEEGESYEIGWTEGDGATHNIEIRDDDGEVVDDLETDFTDSPDDDQWLEFEASDEMTTYVCEPHETTMVGDIEVE; this is encoded by the coding sequence ATGACACCGGAGAGACATCCGACACGACGACGAGCGCTAAAGCTCGCAGGCGTCGCTTCTGCCAGCGTTCTGCTGGCAGGGTGCCCGGACGATGACGACGATACTGACGACGTCGACGACGGTGAAGAGGGGCCACCAGAACCCGACGACGAAGAGCCAGAGGATGATACCGAAGATCCTGAAGACGATGCTGAGGACCCAGATGACGACGATGAAGACGACGATACCGGAAACGGGTTCGAGATCGAACCGGATACCCAGATCGAGTTCGACGGACAGACGGAGGGGTGGATCGGAATCGCCCCTGACGACATCGAGGGCGAAGAGAACCCGACGCTCGTGTTAGAGGAAGGAGAATCCTACGAGATCGGCTGGACCGAAGGGGACGGGGCCACCCACAACATAGAAATACGAGACGACGACGGCGAGGTCGTCGACGACCTCGAGACGGACTTTACCGACTCGCCGGACGACGACCAGTGGCTCGAATTCGAGGCGAGCGACGAGATGACCACCTACGTCTGTGAACCCCACGAGACGACCATGGTTGGCGATATCGAGGTCGAATAA
- the hisD gene encoding histidinol dehydrogenase codes for MTIEVRTIGDLGPGDRAALFERDAGIDAVRGDVETIVDRVGEEGDAAIRAYSEEFDDVSIGNIDCTDECARAWDELDAELRQAIETAIENVREFHEVQRPTDWRREFDDGRELGRRFRPIERVGVYVPGGEAAYPSSAIMGIVPAVVAGVEHVVVVTPPAEEPNPATLGAIHAAGADAVYSVGGAQAIAALAYGTETVDRVQKIVGPGNRWVTAAKSVVRGTVEIDSLAGPSEVLVLADETADPAFVAGELIAQAEHDPNAAVVAVTDDEATGRAIADAVDERLDDLAREPVIREALGNDSSGVLIARSMSEAILFAESYAPEHLVILAADDEEILDRIDSAGSVFLGPFTPVAAGDYASGTNHVLPTSGGAKVTGGLSVETFLRATTVQRLSRDGLASLSSTITTLAEAEGLDAHAETVRQRLDE; via the coding sequence ATGACCATCGAGGTGCGGACCATCGGCGACCTCGGCCCCGGCGATCGCGCGGCCCTGTTCGAACGCGATGCAGGGATCGACGCCGTTCGAGGGGACGTCGAGACGATCGTCGATCGCGTTGGAGAAGAAGGTGACGCAGCGATTCGTGCCTACAGCGAGGAGTTCGACGACGTCTCGATCGGAAACATCGACTGTACGGACGAGTGTGCGCGGGCGTGGGACGAACTCGATGCCGAGCTCCGACAGGCCATCGAAACGGCGATCGAAAACGTTCGGGAGTTTCACGAGGTACAGCGACCGACGGACTGGCGTCGTGAGTTCGACGACGGACGCGAACTCGGCCGTCGGTTTCGTCCAATCGAGCGCGTTGGCGTCTACGTTCCCGGCGGGGAAGCGGCCTATCCCTCCAGCGCCATCATGGGTATCGTCCCGGCCGTCGTCGCCGGCGTCGAACACGTGGTCGTCGTCACACCACCGGCCGAAGAGCCGAACCCGGCCACGCTGGGTGCGATCCACGCCGCCGGCGCCGACGCCGTCTACTCCGTGGGGGGCGCTCAGGCGATCGCGGCGCTGGCCTACGGGACCGAGACGGTCGATCGCGTCCAGAAGATCGTCGGGCCGGGCAATCGTTGGGTAACCGCGGCGAAGTCGGTGGTTCGCGGTACGGTCGAGATCGATTCGCTCGCCGGACCGAGCGAAGTGCTCGTACTCGCAGACGAGACGGCCGATCCAGCGTTCGTCGCGGGCGAGCTCATCGCGCAGGCCGAACACGATCCGAACGCAGCCGTCGTCGCCGTTACCGACGACGAGGCGACCGGTCGCGCGATCGCAGACGCAGTCGACGAACGTCTCGACGATCTGGCCAGAGAGCCAGTGATCCGTGAGGCGCTCGGGAACGATTCGAGCGGCGTGCTGATCGCCAGATCGATGAGCGAGGCGATCCTCTTTGCGGAGTCGTACGCTCCGGAGCACCTCGTGATCCTCGCGGCGGACGACGAGGAGATCCTCGATCGAATCGACAGTGCCGGGAGCGTATTTCTCGGTCCATTTACCCCCGTCGCGGCCGGCGACTACGCCAGCGGAACGAATCACGTCCTGCCGACGAGCGGCGGGGCGAAGGTGACCGGCGGCCTCTCCGTCGAGACGTTCCTGCGCGCGACGACCGTCCAGCGACTCTCCCGTGACGGACTCGCATCCCTCTCGTCGACGATCACGACGCTCGCCGAAGCCGAGGGGCTGGATGCGCACGCAGAAACGGTGCGACAGCGCCTGGACGAGTAA
- a CDS encoding RNA-binding protein has translation MAQIPVHYVDLRTFCYATEDEKRVEQALRLFLPEDAEIDRQESEAHYGDRILILSARIEVADDVRDVLTTVASLSDIDRLYNELDERVTDNTELFLRFDKQAAFNGSVELGEGITFRAKVEAYPATKDAAVENAKSVLDAVEERT, from the coding sequence ATGGCGCAGATACCCGTACACTACGTCGACCTCCGAACCTTCTGTTACGCGACAGAAGACGAGAAACGCGTCGAGCAGGCCCTCCGACTGTTCCTCCCAGAAGACGCCGAGATCGATCGACAGGAGAGTGAGGCCCACTACGGCGACCGGATCCTCATCCTCTCTGCGCGGATCGAGGTCGCAGACGACGTTCGCGACGTACTCACCACCGTCGCGTCGCTCTCCGACATCGACCGTCTCTACAACGAACTCGACGAACGCGTCACGGACAACACCGAGCTGTTCTTGCGCTTTGACAAACAGGCGGCGTTCAACGGCAGCGTCGAACTCGGGGAGGGAATCACGTTCCGGGCCAAGGTGGAGGCCTATCCAGCGACGAAAGACGCCGCCGTCGAAAACGCGAAATCGGTTCTCGACGCCGTTGAGGAACGAACCTGA
- a CDS encoding dodecin, with the protein MVFKKITLIGTSDESFDAAADDAIDRAEATLQNVYWVEVDELGVEIASVDTREYQAEVTVAFELED; encoded by the coding sequence ATGGTATTTAAGAAAATAACACTGATCGGAACGAGTGACGAGAGCTTCGACGCCGCTGCCGACGACGCGATAGATCGGGCCGAAGCGACGCTGCAGAACGTTTACTGGGTCGAAGTCGACGAACTCGGAGTCGAAATCGCCTCGGTAGACACCCGCGAATACCAGGCGGAAGTGACGGTGGCGTTCGAACTAGAAGACTGA
- a CDS encoding DHH family phosphoesterase has translation MDRAETLAAALEPVDSVAIVCHDNPDPDCLASALAFERIANANGVSETTIVYGGEISHQQNRAFVNMLSIELVHGDDVSIGSDTFVVFVDHSRIGGNSTIDPETTPDAIIDHHPDGGLPASFVDVRPAYGATATIFVEYLTALDIELTERLATAILFAIHRERLDFVRSPTSAEYEAALIVYEHADLDGLEQLYGSAFTPETIDAIGRAILSRRQYGSAIVAGVGQTSETDALPQAADFLLNVEGVNTVLTYGIVGDSIRLSARSIDPRVNVGTLLTEAFDELGAAGGHHDMAGGRIDLGIFGEIGDHDDAETLLSFLNQRIERRFFDEI, from the coding sequence ATGGACCGTGCGGAGACGCTCGCCGCCGCGCTCGAACCCGTAGACTCGGTGGCCATCGTCTGTCACGACAACCCCGATCCGGACTGTCTGGCCAGCGCACTCGCGTTCGAGCGAATTGCCAACGCGAACGGAGTCTCCGAGACGACCATCGTGTACGGTGGTGAAATCTCTCACCAGCAGAACAGGGCGTTCGTCAACATGCTCTCGATCGAGCTGGTACACGGAGATGATGTTTCGATCGGCTCCGATACATTCGTCGTCTTCGTCGATCACTCGCGCATCGGTGGGAATTCTACGATCGATCCGGAAACTACTCCCGACGCAATCATCGACCACCATCCAGACGGCGGCCTCCCGGCGTCGTTCGTCGACGTACGGCCGGCCTACGGTGCAACGGCGACGATCTTCGTCGAGTATCTTACGGCGCTCGACATCGAACTGACCGAGCGCCTTGCGACGGCCATCCTGTTTGCGATTCACCGAGAGCGCCTCGACTTCGTTCGATCGCCGACAAGCGCGGAGTACGAGGCCGCTCTCATCGTGTACGAGCATGCCGACCTCGACGGATTGGAGCAACTGTACGGGAGCGCGTTTACCCCCGAAACGATCGACGCGATCGGCCGTGCGATCCTCTCGAGACGCCAGTACGGTTCGGCCATCGTCGCCGGGGTCGGTCAGACCAGCGAGACTGACGCGCTCCCACAGGCGGCCGACTTCCTCCTGAACGTCGAAGGCGTCAACACGGTCCTCACGTACGGAATCGTCGGTGATTCGATTCGATTGAGCGCCCGTTCGATCGATCCGCGCGTCAACGTTGGGACGCTCCTGACCGAGGCGTTCGACGAACTCGGCGCGGCGGGCGGCCATCACGACATGGCCGGCGGCCGAATCGACCTCGGTATTTTCGGAGAGATCGGTGATCACGACGACGCCGAGACGTTGCTCTCGTTTCTGAACCAGCGAATCGAACGGAGGTTCTTCGATGAGATATAG
- the guaB gene encoding IMP dehydrogenase, which produces MANDTPPSDFYTEKLRVPEALTFDDVLLRPKESRVEPDDADLTTRISTNVEVSVPILSAAMDTVTESEMAIAMARHGGLGVLHRNMTIDRMVEEIERVKRADELIIPLDDVVTADPEMTIREVDEFMARKGVGGAPVVNTRGEVLGIISSTDIRPHLEVNEDDPVTEAMTDEVITAPQEIGPRDAFDLMYDHKIERVPVVDDENLLVGLVTMQSILQRREYEQAVRDEDGQLRCGVAVSPFETDRAEAADEAGADILFIDTAHAHNLNVIDGAREVADRVEADVVVGNVGTREAAADLVDFADGIKVGIGPGSICTTRIVSGAGMPQITAVSQVADVAAAHDVPVIADGGIRYSGDAIKAIAAGADAVMLGSYFAGTDEAPGRVVTMNGKKYKQYRGMGSVGAMKSGDADRYLKKDPEDDEDYVPEGVEAATPYKGTLRSELHQLSGGMQSGMGYVGAATIPEFKTRSEFVRISSAGQAEGHAHDVVITDEAPNYTPNSE; this is translated from the coding sequence ATGGCGAACGATACTCCACCGTCCGACTTCTACACCGAGAAGCTGCGCGTCCCCGAAGCGTTGACGTTCGATGACGTCCTGCTTCGTCCGAAGGAGAGTCGTGTCGAACCCGACGACGCGGATCTCACGACGCGGATTTCTACGAACGTCGAGGTGTCTGTTCCCATCCTCTCGGCGGCGATGGACACCGTTACCGAGAGCGAGATGGCGATCGCAATGGCTCGTCATGGCGGACTCGGCGTCTTACACCGGAACATGACCATCGATCGGATGGTCGAGGAGATAGAGCGGGTCAAGCGGGCCGACGAACTGATCATCCCCCTGGACGACGTCGTCACGGCCGACCCGGAGATGACGATCCGTGAAGTCGACGAATTCATGGCGCGCAAGGGTGTCGGCGGCGCGCCGGTCGTCAACACGCGCGGGGAAGTTCTCGGTATTATCTCGAGTACGGACATTCGTCCGCACCTCGAAGTGAACGAAGACGATCCTGTCACCGAGGCGATGACGGACGAGGTGATCACCGCGCCTCAAGAGATCGGTCCCCGCGACGCGTTCGATCTGATGTACGATCACAAGATCGAGCGGGTGCCGGTCGTCGACGACGAGAACCTCCTCGTCGGGCTCGTGACGATGCAGAGCATCCTCCAGCGCCGGGAGTACGAACAGGCCGTCCGTGACGAGGACGGTCAACTCCGCTGTGGCGTCGCCGTCAGCCCGTTCGAGACCGATCGTGCCGAAGCGGCAGACGAAGCGGGTGCCGACATTCTCTTTATCGATACAGCCCACGCGCACAACCTGAACGTCATCGACGGTGCACGCGAGGTCGCAGACCGCGTCGAGGCCGACGTCGTGGTCGGAAACGTCGGAACGCGCGAGGCGGCGGCCGATCTCGTCGACTTCGCGGACGGAATCAAAGTCGGAATCGGACCGGGGTCGATCTGTACGACGCGGATCGTCTCCGGTGCCGGAATGCCCCAGATTACGGCCGTCTCGCAGGTCGCTGATGTCGCGGCCGCCCACGACGTGCCCGTCATCGCCGACGGTGGTATCCGGTACTCTGGCGACGCGATCAAGGCGATCGCCGCGGGCGCCGACGCCGTCATGCTCGGGTCGTACTTCGCCGGGACGGACGAAGCGCCCGGTCGCGTGGTCACGATGAACGGCAAGAAGTACAAACAGTACCGAGGAATGGGCTCGGTCGGCGCGATGAAATCCGGTGACGCGGATCGCTACCTCAAGAAGGATCCGGAAGACGACGAAGATTACGTACCCGAAGGCGTCGAGGCGGCAACCCCGTACAAGGGAACGCTCCGGTCGGAACTCCACCAGCTTTCCGGCGGCATGCAGTCGGGGATGGGATACGTCGGTGCGGCGACGATACCGGAGTTCAAAACGCGTTCCGAGTTCGTTCGCATCTCGTCCGCCGGTCAGGCAGAGGGCCACGCCCACGACGTGGTTATCACGGACGAAGCGCCGAATTACACTCCCAATTCGGAGTGA
- a CDS encoding DUF1918 domain-containing protein: protein MSFEEDDHVVLSDKHSEFDGEVGTITQTMESMFGDVTYTISFEDGQETGVPEDALELAEPDEDEA, encoded by the coding sequence ATGAGCTTCGAGGAAGACGATCACGTCGTACTATCGGACAAGCACAGCGAGTTCGACGGCGAAGTCGGCACGATCACCCAGACCATGGAGTCGATGTTCGGTGACGTAACGTACACCATCAGCTTCGAGGACGGGCAGGAAACCGGCGTCCCAGAAGACGCTCTCGAACTCGCCGAACCCGACGAAGACGAAGCGTAG
- a CDS encoding YcaO-like family protein, whose protein sequence is MDVHFVGDDPVKEEVEAALTDVDIGLEEAALEDIADARVAIVTDVAGSERFRIASQMARDGNTPWISVEVGGVGGQSISSVDAAITGYGPKTACYHCLRARVASTRSAYTTTANPSADRQTVRLAGAIAGRECVRMLARDEESILGSTVELPYTRRAVHPIPSCRCHPEGRDRTIELTDETERTLESTVDRMEGAIDDRVGLVRSIGEVDSYPAPYYLSTLADTEPYSDASAPVNAAGVDEDWNRAFVKAIGEALERYCAGVYRDVDCIEATFDELDAVLDPTTIVRPDDADELDPEDAHPWVEGLDLIGDEPTYLHADVVHFPQPNGGLVPQITTGLGLGSSMADAVISGLTEVIERDATMLAWYSTFEPLELELEDEPFDRLAGRVESEGLSVTPLLVTQDVDVPVVTVAVHRDEPEPDWPAFAVGSAASLDVIQAARNALAEATQNWMELRSIGLDDAEDAGAWIGEYASFPDPARSFVSPESSIDAATVGPQSVPTGTDAVTALLERLEAANLDVYAARITTRDVESIGFEAVRVVVPDAQPLFTDEPYFGERIETVPESLGFESRPDREPHPYP, encoded by the coding sequence ATGGACGTACACTTCGTGGGCGACGATCCGGTCAAAGAGGAGGTCGAAGCTGCGCTGACCGACGTCGACATCGGTCTCGAAGAGGCAGCACTCGAAGACATTGCAGACGCCCGGGTCGCCATCGTAACCGACGTCGCGGGGTCAGAGCGATTTCGCATCGCCTCGCAAATGGCTCGGGATGGAAATACGCCGTGGATCTCGGTGGAGGTCGGCGGCGTGGGTGGTCAGTCGATCAGTTCCGTCGATGCAGCTATCACCGGATACGGGCCTAAAACCGCGTGTTATCACTGCCTTCGCGCACGAGTCGCATCGACCCGGTCAGCGTACACGACGACCGCGAACCCGAGCGCCGACCGACAGACGGTCCGTCTCGCCGGTGCGATCGCCGGTCGCGAGTGCGTCAGGATGCTCGCACGTGACGAGGAGTCGATTCTCGGCTCGACAGTCGAACTACCGTACACCCGTCGGGCCGTTCATCCGATTCCGTCGTGTCGCTGTCACCCCGAGGGTCGAGATCGGACGATCGAGCTGACTGACGAAACCGAGCGCACGCTCGAGTCGACCGTCGATCGAATGGAAGGGGCGATCGACGACCGTGTCGGCCTGGTTCGCTCGATCGGCGAAGTCGACTCGTATCCAGCGCCGTACTATCTCTCGACGCTCGCGGACACGGAGCCCTACAGCGACGCCAGCGCGCCTGTCAACGCGGCCGGGGTCGACGAAGACTGGAATCGAGCGTTCGTGAAGGCGATCGGTGAGGCCCTCGAGCGCTACTGCGCCGGCGTCTACCGGGACGTCGATTGTATCGAAGCGACGTTCGACGAGCTCGACGCCGTACTCGACCCGACGACGATCGTTCGTCCCGACGACGCCGACGAACTCGACCCGGAGGACGCACACCCGTGGGTCGAGGGTCTGGACCTCATCGGTGACGAGCCTACCTACCTCCACGCCGATGTCGTTCACTTCCCACAACCCAATGGCGGCCTGGTTCCACAGATCACCACCGGCCTCGGACTCGGTTCCTCGATGGCGGACGCGGTCATCTCCGGACTCACGGAGGTCATCGAGCGTGACGCGACGATGCTCGCGTGGTATTCGACGTTCGAACCCCTCGAACTCGAGCTCGAAGACGAACCGTTCGACCGGTTGGCCGGACGGGTCGAGAGCGAGGGCCTTTCGGTCACCCCTCTTCTGGTCACACAGGACGTAGACGTCCCGGTCGTTACCGTCGCCGTCCACCGTGACGAACCGGAACCGGACTGGCCGGCCTTCGCGGTCGGTTCCGCGGCCTCGCTCGACGTGATCCAGGCTGCGAGAAATGCGCTGGCCGAGGCGACGCAGAACTGGATGGAACTCAGGTCGATCGGTCTCGACGACGCAGAAGACGCCGGGGCCTGGATCGGCGAATACGCGTCGTTCCCTGACCCAGCCAGGTCGTTCGTCTCGCCGGAGTCGTCGATCGACGCGGCTACGGTCGGCCCTCAGTCTGTCCCAACGGGAACGGACGCTGTGACGGCGTTGCTCGAACGCCTCGAAGCGGCGAACCTCGACGTCTACGCGGCTCGGATTACGACGCGCGACGTCGAATCGATCGGGTTCGAGGCCGTACGAGTGGTCGTTCCGGACGCACAACCACTGTTTACGGACGAACCGTACTTCGGCGAACGAATCGAGACCGTTCCAGAATCGCTCGGATTCGAATCCCGCCCCGACCGCGAGCCACACCCCTATCCGTAA